The following coding sequences lie in one Rutidosis leptorrhynchoides isolate AG116_Rl617_1_P2 chromosome 4, CSIRO_AGI_Rlap_v1, whole genome shotgun sequence genomic window:
- the LOC139843995 gene encoding protein REPRESSOR OF VERNALIZATION 1-like has translation MSPATMPPNQSLFSGNNGDSLPTSEAKDSMNKRKWIVIDDDEENLPKSDDEIEEEDIEIDVKPIGIVVRVSGEGQFIKNHFTGFQADAISYNLEDTVLVSPQGSSFNVKPSVVIIKDITATQDGNVTVIGQTFYRPELAEKENGENWKTSEARELFYSFDKDEFPADAVMHKCVVHFVPPDKKIPSAKEHPGFIVRNVYNLTSKKLSGLLDTNYAASQRNEIDVLIKKTFDRIPNWKEWIRS, from the exons ATGTCTCCGGCGACGATGCCCCCCAATCAGTCTCTGTTCTCCGGCAACAATGGCGACTCTTTACCAACATCCGAAGCTAAGGATTCGATGAATAAACGGAAATGGATTGTTATCGACGACGACGAAGAAAACCTACCCAAATCCGACGATGAAATCGAAGAAGAAGACATTGAAATCGATGTGAAACCGATTGGAATTGTAGTTAGGGTTTCTGGTGAAGGACaattcataaagaatcatttcacaGGGTTTCAAGCTGATGCCATTTCTTACAACCTC GAGGATACTGTGCTAGTGAGTCCTCAAGGGAGTAGCTTCAACGTCAAGCCCTCCGTGGTTATAATTAAG GATATAACTGCAACGCAAGATGGGAATGTTACTGTAATTGGGCAGACGTTTTATCGGCCGGAGCTAGCAGAAAAGGAAAATGGGGAAAACTGGAAAACAAGTGAAGCAAGAGAACTTTTCTATAGTTTTGATAAGGATGAGTTTCCAGCTGATGCTGTCATGCACAAATGTGTGGTACATTTTGTTCCACCTGACAAGAAGATCCCAAGTGCTAAAGAACATCCCGGTTTCATTGTCCGAAACGTCTACAATTTGACATCTAAGAAACTCAGTGGGCTATTGGACACAAATTATGCAGCTTCTCAACGAAATGAAATTGATGTTCTCATAAAGAAAACATTTGATCGGATTCCGAATTGGAAAGAATGGATCAGAAGCTAA